The following are encoded together in the Clostridium sp. BJN0013 genome:
- the lepB gene encoding signal peptidase I, with the protein MLKELIELGKSVVIAIIAAFLIITFVFETVSVDGHSMDPTLNNKDRLIVEKVSYYFRAPKPGDIVVIKYPANPKEKFIKRVIGVGGDRIKIENGNLYVNDVLKKESYILEPMLGDFDEVTVPENTVFVMGDNRNNSRDSRFSDVGFVDYKMVVGRAALRIYPFNRMGSLSSVVN; encoded by the coding sequence TTGTTAAAGGAATTGATAGAACTTGGTAAATCAGTAGTGATAGCTATTATAGCTGCATTTTTGATTATAACCTTTGTGTTTGAAACTGTAAGTGTAGATGGGCATTCCATGGATCCTACTTTAAATAATAAGGATCGTCTGATTGTGGAAAAAGTAAGTTATTATTTTAGAGCACCAAAGCCTGGAGATATAGTGGTAATAAAATATCCAGCAAATCCTAAAGAAAAATTCATTAAAAGAGTAATTGGAGTAGGTGGAGACAGGATAAAAATTGAAAATGGTAATCTTTATGTAAATGATGTACTGAAAAAAGAATCTTATATATTAGAACCTATGTTAGGTGATTTTGACGAAGTTACGGTACCGGAAAACACGGTATTTGTAATGGGAGATAATAGAAATAACAGCAGAGACAGTAGATTTTCCGATGTGGGATTTGTAGATTATAAAATGGTAGTGGGAAGAGCAGCCCTTAGAATATATCCTTTTAATAGGATGGGCAGCTTAAGTTCAGTTGTAAATTAG
- a CDS encoding putative DNA-binding protein, whose protein sequence is MEERVQLSILLDIYGRLLTEKQRNVMDLYYNQDLSLAEIAEHTSTSRQAVHDIIKRCHMLLLQYEDKLNLMREKKNIEESKKCIIDFIDSLYSDKNAEVLDKIKNYIINNI, encoded by the coding sequence ATGGAAGAGAGAGTACAGCTGTCCATATTACTTGATATATATGGGAGGCTCTTAACAGAAAAACAGAGAAATGTTATGGATCTTTATTATAATCAAGATCTGTCCCTGGCAGAAATAGCTGAACATACTAGTACCAGCAGGCAGGCAGTGCATGATATTATAAAAAGATGTCATATGCTTTTATTGCAATATGAGGATAAATTGAATTTGATGAGAGAGAAAAAAAATATAGAAGAGAGTAAGAAATGTATTATTGACTTTATAGATTCACTGTACTCTGATAAAAATGCTGAAGTGTTAGATAAAATAAAGAATTATATAATAAATAATATTTGA
- the rpsP gene encoding 30S ribosomal protein S16, which yields MAVKIRLRRMGAKKAPFYRIVVADSRSPRDGRFVEEIGYYNPTTEPTTIKFDEEKAVKWIKNGAQPTDIVKKLFDKAGLKDKLGK from the coding sequence ATGGCAGTAAAAATAAGATTAAGAAGAATGGGTGCTAAGAAAGCTCCGTTTTATAGAATTGTTGTAGCAGATTCAAGATCCCCAAGGGATGGTAGATTCGTAGAAGAAATAGGATATTATAATCCTACAACTGAGCCTACTACTATTAAGTTTGATGAAGAAAAAGCTGTGAAATGGATAAAAAATGGTGCTCAACCAACAGATATTGTAAAAAAGCTTTTTGATAAGGCAGGACTGAAAGATAAGCTTGGTAAGTAA
- the dprA gene encoding DNA-processing protein DprA, with product MNIYDLWFASVKISNKMKIDIVKRFSNMQEIYEENICNDSYIYSVKKYDKIYMELKNAWNREKLRALMEYCFKEGIKTINFYEEDYPERLKNYNDSPPVLFYKGNIKNLNSNLNVALVGARDCSFYGENIASLISKEVSINNINVISGMARGIDSYAHRASIENRGYTCGVLGSGIDVIYPVKNKKLYEDILQEGCILSQFIPRTKPYAYNFPLRNRIISGLSDVVIIVEAGEKSGALITASCALEQGKDVMAVPGSIFSSKSKGTNKLIRDGAHVFTCLQDLFQLLSLQYVNKDCIKEDILNDKEEKILKIIGQIPKHIDEICRITNVDIKQLYELLFELQLKNKIICLSGNYYVKIESSKSIMD from the coding sequence ATGAATATATATGATCTGTGGTTTGCCTCTGTAAAAATATCTAATAAAATGAAAATTGATATTGTAAAGAGATTTTCTAATATGCAGGAAATATATGAAGAAAATATTTGTAATGATAGTTATATATATTCTGTTAAAAAATATGACAAAATATATATGGAGCTAAAAAATGCGTGGAATAGAGAGAAATTACGAGCTCTAATGGAATATTGTTTTAAAGAAGGCATTAAAACTATAAATTTTTATGAAGAAGACTACCCTGAAAGGTTAAAAAATTATAATGATTCTCCACCAGTTTTATTTTATAAGGGAAATATTAAAAATTTAAATAGTAATTTAAATGTTGCACTGGTAGGTGCTAGAGATTGTAGTTTTTATGGAGAAAATATAGCTTCATTAATAAGCAAAGAAGTTTCTATAAATAATATCAATGTAATAAGTGGCATGGCAAGAGGAATTGACAGTTATGCTCATAGAGCTTCCATAGAAAATAGAGGATATACCTGTGGGGTGCTTGGCTCGGGAATAGATGTAATATACCCTGTAAAAAATAAGAAATTATATGAAGATATTTTACAAGAGGGATGTATATTATCTCAATTTATTCCAAGAACAAAACCCTATGCTTATAATTTCCCATTAAGAAATAGAATTATAAGTGGACTTAGTGATGTTGTAATTATTGTGGAGGCAGGAGAGAAAAGTGGAGCTTTAATAACGGCTAGTTGTGCATTGGAGCAAGGTAAGGATGTTATGGCAGTACCAGGGTCTATATTTTCCTCTAAAAGTAAGGGAACAAATAAACTCATAAGAGATGGGGCTCATGTATTTACATGTTTACAGGATTTATTTCAATTATTATCCCTGCAATATGTGAATAAAGATTGTATAAAAGAGGATATATTAAATGATAAAGAGGAAAAAATACTTAAAATTATAGGACAAATTCCTAAACATATAGATGAAATATGTAGAATTACTAATGTTGACATAAAACAATTATATGAGTTATTATTTGAATTGCAGTTAAAAAATAAAATAATATGTCTTTCTGGTAATTACTATGTAAAAATTGAAAGTAGCAAAAGTATTATGGATTAA
- a CDS encoding TIM barrel protein produces the protein MNKLLFGISGLPLGDGNTKFNYSSAIDYLASLGLDAMELPFVRSINVTDKNKDSILNKKIEHNFYLSAHGSYFINLNADEEEKQLKSLERIIKGASALSKIQGRSLVFHPGFYLKDSKEDTYNTIKENLLKLPHENVDYRLETTGKGSQFGSLEELVSLCLEVPSCKLCIDFAHIHARYNGALKNYNDFKKILQYVEERLGQEALNDMHIHISGIRYSEKGERNHLPFLESDFNYVECLRSLKKFKAKGCIICESPMLEKDALILKNTYEKL, from the coding sequence ATGAATAAATTATTATTTGGAATATCAGGACTTCCTCTTGGAGATGGCAACACTAAGTTCAATTATTCCTCTGCCATAGATTATCTGGCTTCCTTGGGCCTTGATGCCATGGAACTGCCTTTTGTTCGTTCTATAAATGTAACGGATAAAAATAAAGATTCCATATTAAATAAAAAAATAGAGCATAATTTTTATCTCTCAGCTCACGGGTCATATTTCATAAATTTAAATGCAGATGAGGAAGAAAAACAACTGAAATCGCTAGAAAGAATTATAAAAGGTGCTTCTGCACTATCTAAAATTCAAGGAAGAAGCTTGGTATTTCACCCTGGATTTTATTTAAAAGATTCTAAAGAAGATACTTATAATACCATAAAAGAAAATTTACTTAAACTTCCCCATGAAAATGTAGATTATCGTCTGGAAACCACCGGTAAAGGCAGCCAATTTGGAAGTTTAGAAGAATTAGTTTCTCTATGTCTAGAAGTACCTTCCTGTAAACTTTGCATAGATTTTGCCCATATTCATGCTAGATATAATGGTGCATTAAAAAATTATAACGATTTTAAAAAGATTCTCCAATATGTAGAAGAAAGACTTGGACAGGAAGCTTTAAATGATATGCATATACATATATCTGGCATTCGTTATAGTGAAAAAGGGGAGAGGAATCATCTACCCTTTCTTGAAAGTGATTTCAATTATGTAGAATGTTTAAGAAGTCTAAAAAAATTCAAAGCAAAAGGATGCATAATCTGTGAAAGCCCTATGCTGGAAAAGGATGCTTTGATACTAAAAAATACCTATGAAAAATTATAA
- a CDS encoding ribonuclease HII — protein MYESSENMNKFTKEIESSLWDNLEEFNFEKIKTEVTNLKKEYFNFKDYHIFINILQKLKADKRKNVNGLYFSLYKFLLNQKKEIERVKQMYNFDKYFGNYVYVAGTDEVGRGPLAGPIVAAAVILNLDYMEDKKLILGVKDSKKLTPKARRELSQTIKEKALSYSIAVINNREIDKRGISWCNNEVLRKAVLGLKLPVELVLSDGYAVKNLPIRNEFIIKGDSKSVSIASASIIAKVYRDELMREYSKVYTEYNFESNSGYGTKEHIGAIRKYGTCKIHRLSFLKNIV, from the coding sequence ATGTATGAAAGTAGTGAAAATATGAATAAATTTACTAAAGAAATAGAGAGTTCATTGTGGGATAATTTAGAAGAATTTAATTTTGAAAAAATAAAAACAGAAGTTACTAATTTAAAAAAAGAGTATTTTAATTTTAAAGATTATCATATATTTATAAATATCTTACAAAAACTAAAGGCAGATAAGAGAAAAAATGTGAATGGCTTATATTTTAGTCTTTATAAATTTCTTTTAAATCAAAAAAAAGAAATTGAAAGAGTAAAACAAATGTATAATTTTGATAAATATTTTGGAAATTATGTATATGTAGCTGGAACAGATGAAGTAGGAAGAGGGCCTTTAGCAGGTCCTATAGTTGCAGCTGCGGTTATACTAAACTTAGATTATATGGAAGATAAAAAGTTAATTCTAGGTGTAAAAGATTCTAAGAAACTCACTCCAAAGGCTAGACGTGAATTGTCACAGACCATAAAAGAAAAAGCTTTAAGCTATAGTATTGCGGTTATAAATAACAGAGAAATAGATAAGAGAGGAATTTCATGGTGTAATAATGAAGTTTTAAGAAAAGCTGTACTGGGTTTGAAGTTACCTGTAGAGTTGGTTTTATCTGATGGATATGCCGTTAAAAATTTACCTATTCGTAATGAATTTATAATAAAAGGTGATTCAAAAAGTGTAAGTATAGCATCAGCTTCCATTATAGCTAAAGTCTATAGAGATGAACTTATGAGAGAATATTCAAAAGTTTATACTGAATATAATTTTGAAAGTAATTCGGGTTATGGAACCAAGGAACATATTGGTGCCATAAGGAAGTACGGCACCTGTAAAATACATAGACTAAGTTTTTTAAAAAACATAGTTTAA
- the ylqF gene encoding ribosome biogenesis GTPase YlqF, translated as MAINWFPGHMARTKREIKESLKLVDAVIEIRDARIIKASKNPDIESICGSKPRIILLNKSDLSEEGTTKQWISYLSEDNVRILAVNCNTGQGLKGIRPMLNELLEEKHNRMKKKGVSKIVDRAMVVGIPNVGKSSFINKMARSSIAKTGDRPGVTKSRQWIKTKLGVELMDTPGILWPKLESEETQLNLAFTGAIKDEIMDIENLALMLLKILCRDYPNRVINRYKLDGLSEEPLENMDNIARKRGAILSGGEINYNRVSIMLLDEFRGGKLGPISLEKP; from the coding sequence ATGGCTATAAATTGGTTTCCTGGACATATGGCTAGGACTAAAAGAGAAATAAAGGAGAGCTTAAAATTAGTAGATGCTGTTATAGAAATAAGGGATGCCAGAATAATAAAAGCTAGTAAAAATCCTGATATAGAGAGTATCTGTGGCAGCAAGCCTAGAATAATACTGTTAAATAAAAGTGATTTAAGTGAAGAAGGTACAACCAAGCAGTGGATAAGTTACCTTTCTGAAGATAATGTGAGGATTTTAGCAGTAAATTGTAATACAGGTCAGGGCCTTAAAGGTATAAGACCTATGTTAAATGAATTATTAGAAGAAAAACATAACAGAATGAAAAAGAAAGGTGTTTCAAAAATAGTTGATAGAGCTATGGTAGTAGGAATACCAAATGTAGGTAAATCCTCCTTTATCAACAAAATGGCAAGAAGTAGCATAGCTAAAACAGGGGATAGACCTGGAGTTACAAAAAGTAGGCAGTGGATTAAGACTAAATTAGGAGTAGAACTTATGGACACACCAGGTATATTGTGGCCTAAACTAGAAAGTGAGGAGACACAATTAAATTTAGCTTTTACTGGGGCTATAAAAGATGAAATTATGGACATAGAAAATTTAGCATTAATGCTTTTGAAGATTCTATGTAGAGATTATCCCAACAGAGTAATAAATAGGTATAAATTGGATGGGTTAAGTGAGGAGCCTCTAGAAAATATGGATAATATAGCGAGAAAAAGGGGAGCTATATTATCTGGGGGGGAGATAAATTATAATAGAGTGTCTATTATGCTTTTAGATGAATTCAGAGGAGGAAAATTGGGGCCTATTTCTTTAGAGAAACCATAA
- the ffh gene encoding signal recognition particle protein: MAFEGLASKLQETLKKLRGKGKLSEKDIKDAMREVKLALLEADVNYKVVRNFVKSVSEKCLGEEVLKSLTPAQQVIKIVNDELTSLMGNSQSSIEYSPDGLTIIMLVGLQGSGKTTMCGKLALQLRKKNKKPLLVACDIYRPAAIKQLQVVGKQIDIPVFSMGDKIEAVDICKGAVAYAKNNNLNVIIIDTAGRLQIDEELMDELKQIKENINPQEILLVVDSMTGQDAVNVASSFNEQLNINGVVLTKLDGDTRGGAALSIRAITGKPIKFIGMGEKMNDFEVFYPDRMASRILGMGDVLSLIEKAQQSIDEEEAKKLGDRMLNKEFNFEDFLAIMDQTKKLGPISKLIEMFPGINTKELKGVDFSQGEKEMVKVEAIINSMTLKERRKPSIVSGSSSRKKRIAMGSGTNIQSVNKLLKDFEKIKKAMKQFNGMKKGFKKGLFGKFPF; the protein is encoded by the coding sequence ATGGCTTTTGAAGGATTAGCATCTAAGCTTCAGGAAACTTTAAAAAAGCTTAGAGGTAAAGGTAAACTTTCTGAAAAAGATATAAAAGATGCTATGAGGGAAGTAAAACTAGCACTTTTAGAGGCAGATGTTAACTATAAAGTAGTAAGGAATTTTGTTAAAAGTGTTAGTGAAAAATGTTTAGGGGAAGAGGTGTTAAAGAGCCTTACTCCTGCACAGCAAGTTATAAAAATAGTAAATGATGAACTTACGTCTTTAATGGGTAATAGTCAAAGTTCTATTGAATATTCTCCTGATGGATTAACTATAATAATGCTAGTAGGACTTCAGGGTTCAGGAAAAACCACTATGTGCGGAAAATTGGCGTTGCAGCTTAGAAAAAAGAATAAAAAACCCCTTCTAGTAGCTTGTGATATATATAGACCTGCAGCAATAAAACAACTACAGGTAGTTGGAAAGCAAATTGATATACCTGTATTCTCCATGGGGGATAAAATAGAGGCTGTAGATATATGTAAAGGTGCAGTAGCTTACGCTAAGAATAACAATTTAAATGTAATTATAATAGATACTGCAGGTAGACTTCAAATAGATGAAGAATTAATGGATGAGCTAAAACAGATTAAAGAAAATATAAATCCACAGGAAATACTTCTGGTAGTGGATTCTATGACTGGGCAGGATGCTGTTAATGTGGCATCTAGTTTTAATGAACAGCTTAATATAAATGGAGTTGTACTTACTAAATTAGATGGAGATACAAGAGGAGGAGCAGCTCTTTCCATAAGAGCCATTACGGGTAAGCCTATAAAATTTATAGGTATGGGAGAGAAAATGAATGATTTTGAAGTATTTTATCCAGATAGAATGGCCTCCAGAATATTAGGTATGGGAGATGTACTTTCACTTATAGAAAAGGCACAACAATCAATTGATGAGGAAGAGGCAAAAAAGTTAGGGGACAGAATGCTGAATAAGGAGTTCAATTTTGAAGACTTTTTAGCTATAATGGATCAAACTAAAAAACTGGGACCTATAAGTAAACTTATAGAGATGTTTCCGGGGATAAATACGAAAGAATTAAAAGGAGTAGATTTTTCCCAGGGAGAAAAGGAAATGGTAAAGGTTGAAGCCATAATTAATTCTATGACCTTAAAAGAAAGAAGAAAACCTTCTATTGTAAGTGGTTCTTCCTCACGAAAAAAAAGAATAGCAATGGGGTCTGGTACTAACATACAGTCAGTAAATAAACTTCTTAAGGATTTTGAAAAGATAAAAAAAGCAATGAAACAATTTAATGGTATGAAAAAGGGATTTAAAAAGGGATTGTTTGGGAAATTTCCTTTTTAA
- a CDS encoding YifB family Mg chelatase-like AAA ATPase encodes MAIKINTASFLGIDGNIISVEVDVKRGFPSFNIVGLADTSVKESKERVRASIINSGFEFPVKKITVNLAPADIKKVGSLFDLPIALGILIATNQIDFHDSQKFLIMGELSLCGDLNKIRGVLPITMEGIKNNIINFIVPMNNAEECSSIKGSNCYAFKNLKEVVYFIKHRDLLPYNYKKVYSRKQFSLDFSDILGQESCKRALEIAAAGNHNIIISGAPGSGKTMLAKRMPSILPDLSYKEALEVTKIYSISGNLPQKEGLLTNPPFRSPHHTSTSISLVGGGKNLMPGEISLAHNGVLFLDEILEFKKNVLEALRQPLEDKKITITRSSGTVTFPCNFMTILATNLCPCGNFSSNRPCTCTEHERKRYISKLSRPFLDRIDLFTYVNPIDFKYIENYSKGESSINIKKRVENARDIQKERFKKENIYYNSDMNSSLIRKYCKLNKKSMELIKKIYTKYNLTTRAYSKILKISRTIADLNNCDRIKEFHIKEALYYRKFMDKDFL; translated from the coding sequence ATGGCTATTAAAATAAATACAGCTTCTTTTTTAGGTATAGATGGAAATATTATATCAGTTGAAGTAGACGTGAAAAGGGGATTTCCATCTTTTAATATAGTAGGTCTTGCAGATACTTCAGTAAAGGAATCCAAAGAAAGAGTAAGAGCTTCTATTATAAATTCAGGATTTGAATTTCCTGTAAAAAAAATAACAGTTAATCTAGCTCCTGCAGACATAAAAAAAGTAGGTTCCCTATTTGATTTACCTATAGCTCTCGGAATACTAATTGCTACAAATCAAATAGATTTTCATGATTCACAAAAATTTTTAATAATGGGAGAGCTTTCACTATGTGGGGACTTGAATAAGATAAGAGGAGTGCTTCCAATAACAATGGAAGGCATAAAAAATAATATAATAAATTTTATAGTTCCTATGAATAATGCAGAAGAATGCTCTTCGATAAAGGGAAGTAACTGTTATGCCTTTAAAAATTTAAAGGAAGTAGTCTACTTTATAAAACACAGAGATTTACTTCCCTACAATTACAAAAAAGTATATTCTAGAAAACAATTTTCACTTGACTTCTCAGACATATTAGGACAGGAAAGCTGTAAACGTGCTCTGGAAATTGCTGCTGCTGGAAATCACAATATAATTATCTCAGGTGCCCCTGGTTCAGGTAAAACCATGTTGGCTAAAAGAATGCCCTCTATATTACCTGATCTAAGCTATAAGGAGGCTTTAGAAGTTACTAAGATATATAGTATAAGTGGGAATTTACCACAAAAAGAAGGCCTGCTTACAAATCCTCCTTTTAGAAGTCCTCATCACACCAGTACTTCTATTTCTCTAGTAGGTGGAGGAAAAAATCTAATGCCTGGTGAAATATCCCTTGCCCACAATGGAGTACTATTTTTGGATGAAATATTAGAATTTAAAAAAAATGTACTGGAAGCCTTAAGACAGCCCTTAGAAGATAAAAAAATAACTATAACCAGATCTTCTGGTACCGTTACTTTTCCATGTAATTTTATGACTATTTTGGCCACTAATCTATGCCCCTGCGGAAATTTTTCTTCCAATAGGCCTTGTACTTGTACTGAACATGAAAGAAAAAGATACATATCAAAATTATCCAGACCCTTTTTAGATAGAATAGATCTATTTACATATGTAAATCCCATTGATTTTAAGTATATTGAAAATTATTCCAAAGGAGAAAGTTCCATAAATATAAAAAAAAGAGTAGAAAATGCCCGAGATATCCAAAAAGAAAGATTTAAAAAAGAAAATATATACTATAATTCAGATATGAACAGCTCACTTATAAGAAAATATTGTAAACTTAATAAAAAATCCATGGAATTAATAAAAAAAATTTATACTAAATATAACCTAACTACTAGAGCTTATAGTAAAATACTAAAAATATCTAGAACCATAGCTGACTTAAATAACTGTGATCGAATAAAAGAATTCCACATAAAAGAAGCCCTATACTATAGAAAATTTATGGATAAGGATTTTCTATAA
- the rplS gene encoding 50S ribosomal protein L19, whose product MLDIIKQIESEYIRTDLPNFNIGDTVRVHVKIKEGSRQRIQVFEGIVLKRQNGGVRETFTVRRVAYGVGVERTFPVNAPIIEKIQVVRRGKVRRAKLYYLRDRVGKAAKVKEILK is encoded by the coding sequence ATGTTAGATATAATAAAGCAAATAGAATCAGAATATATAAGAACTGATCTGCCTAATTTTAACATAGGGGATACAGTAAGGGTTCATGTAAAAATTAAAGAGGGAAGTAGACAGAGAATACAGGTTTTTGAAGGTATAGTTTTGAAAAGACAAAATGGTGGCGTAAGGGAAACTTTCACAGTTAGAAGAGTTGCTTATGGTGTAGGTGTTGAAAGAACATTTCCTGTTAATGCTCCTATAATAGAAAAAATACAAGTAGTAAGAAGAGGTAAGGTAAGGAGAGCCAAATTATATTATTTAAGAGATAGAGTAGGTAAAGCGGCTAAAGTAAAAGAAATATTAAAATAA
- the trmD gene encoding tRNA (guanosine(37)-N1)-methyltransferase TrmD: protein MDVKIDILTLFPEMFQVFNYSIIGRAIEKNILSINTFDIRNFTENKHRKVDDYPYGGGSGMIMTAQPIVDCINNVKTQNRGNVIYLGPKGKIFNQSMAEKLSKERELIFLCGHYEGIDERVYRYIDLEISIGDFVVTGGEMACIPVVDSICRMIPGVLSSTESYTEESFYNGVLEYPQYTRPEFFRGDRVPEVLMSGHHENIRKWRRAKSLILTKSKRPDLFERIELSKEDKELIKSYENGYTD, encoded by the coding sequence ATGGATGTAAAAATAGATATATTGACTCTTTTTCCAGAGATGTTTCAAGTGTTTAACTATAGTATAATTGGAAGGGCCATTGAAAAAAATATTTTAAGTATAAATACTTTTGATATAAGAAATTTTACTGAAAATAAGCATAGGAAAGTAGATGACTATCCCTATGGGGGTGGATCTGGAATGATAATGACTGCCCAGCCTATTGTAGATTGTATAAATAATGTAAAAACTCAAAATAGGGGAAATGTGATATATTTAGGACCTAAAGGTAAGATTTTCAACCAATCTATGGCAGAAAAACTTTCAAAAGAAAGGGAATTAATATTTTTATGCGGACATTATGAAGGAATAGATGAAAGAGTTTATAGGTATATAGACTTAGAAATATCCATTGGAGATTTTGTAGTGACTGGAGGAGAAATGGCTTGTATCCCTGTTGTGGACAGTATATGCAGAATGATACCTGGTGTACTTTCAAGTACTGAAAGTTATACTGAAGAATCTTTTTATAATGGAGTACTTGAATATCCACAATATACAAGACCAGAGTTTTTTAGAGGGGATAGGGTACCGGAAGTTCTCATGTCTGGTCATCATGAAAATATAAGGAAATGGAGAAGGGCAAAGTCACTTATATTAACTAAAAGTAAACGTCCGGATTTATTTGAAAGGATAGAGCTATCCAAAGAAGATAAAGAACTAATAAAATCATATGAAAATGGATATACTGATTAA
- a CDS encoding KH domain-containing protein encodes MKELVEIIAKSLVDNPDMVQVNEIAGEQSIILELKVAPEDMGKVIGKQGRIAKAIRTVVKAAAIKENKRVVVEII; translated from the coding sequence ATGAAAGAATTAGTGGAAATTATTGCTAAATCGCTAGTGGATAACCCAGATATGGTTCAAGTAAATGAAATTGCAGGTGAGCAATCTATAATTCTTGAATTGAAAGTTGCACCGGAGGATATGGGAAAAGTAATAGGAAAGCAGGGGAGAATAGCAAAGGCTATAAGAACTGTAGTAAAAGCTGCAGCTATAAAGGAAAATAAGAGAGTTGTTGTAGAGATAATATAA
- the rimM gene encoding ribosome maturation factor RimM (Essential for efficient processing of 16S rRNA), giving the protein MKDFITVGQIINTHGLKGELKVYPLTDDIKRFKELKSVYIEGILKNITGCKLQSKKVILKIGGIDSIEKALEYKGKYLEVAREDAVKLEEGRYFIVDIIGCRVIDEKGVFYGKISEVINTYHNDVYWIKGDKELLIPAIEDIVLKVDVEKQEIIIKPVETWM; this is encoded by the coding sequence ATGAAAGATTTTATAACTGTAGGACAAATAATAAATACTCATGGATTAAAAGGAGAATTGAAAGTATACCCTTTAACTGATGATATTAAGAGATTTAAAGAACTAAAATCTGTATATATAGAAGGTATATTAAAAAATATAACTGGATGTAAATTACAATCAAAAAAGGTCATTCTTAAAATTGGAGGTATAGATTCCATAGAAAAAGCTCTGGAGTATAAGGGCAAATATTTGGAAGTAGCTAGAGAAGATGCAGTTAAATTGGAAGAAGGAAGATATTTTATTGTTGATATAATAGGATGTAGAGTAATAGATGAAAAAGGAGTTTTTTATGGAAAAATATCAGAGGTAATAAATACATACCATAATGATGTTTATTGGATAAAAGGTGATAAGGAACTTTTAATTCCAGCTATAGAGGACATAGTTTTAAAAGTAGATGTGGAAAAACAAGAAATAATTATAAAGCCGGTGGAAACATGGATGTAA
- a CDS encoding YraN family protein, producing the protein MHSFNKDIGSLGEDIAKNYLNQIGYTVLERNFRCKVGEIDIIGKDGDYICFIEVKSRYGKLYGNPCESVNYSKRLKIYKAANIYIMRKKLFKFNFRFDVIEIIFNTYNDVPSIKLIKDAFQI; encoded by the coding sequence ATGCATTCTTTTAACAAGGATATAGGTTCCCTGGGCGAAGATATTGCTAAAAATTATTTGAATCAAATTGGATATACCGTACTTGAAAGAAACTTTCGATGTAAAGTAGGTGAAATAGACATTATAGGAAAAGATGGTGATTATATTTGCTTTATAGAAGTCAAGTCTCGCTATGGAAAATTATATGGAAATCCCTGCGAATCGGTAAATTATTCTAAACGTCTCAAAATCTATAAAGCAGCTAATATATATATAATGAGAAAGAAATTATTTAAATTTAATTTTAGATTTGATGTAATAGAAATTATATTTAATACTTATAATGATGTTCCATCTATAAAACTTATTAAAGATGCTTTTCAAATATAA